The DNA sequence GCCATCCGCCTCACCAGCCAGTTCGCCACCGCGATCTGCGCCCATCACCGCGTGCGCACCGGCAAGCCGCCGGTGCCGCCCGCCCCTGAGCTCTCGCTGGCCGCGAACTTCCTCTACATGCTCACCGGCAGCAAGCCGACCGCGGTGACCGCCCGCGCCTTCGACGCGAGCCTCACCCTCTACGCCGAGCACGAGCTGAACGCCTCCACCTTCACCACCCGGGTGATCGCGGCCACGCTCTCCGACATGCACTCGGCGGTGGCCGGCGGGGTGGGCGCGCTGAAGGGCACGCTGCACGGCGGCGCCGGCGAGGCGGTGATGCGCACGCTGCTCGAGGTGGCCCGGCTCGACAACGTGGACGCGTTCGTGGACCGGGCGCTGGCCGAGAAGCGCCGGCTGATGGGCTTCGGTCACCGCGTCTACACCGCGGGCGACCCGCGCGCCGCCATCTTGAAGGGCATGGCGGAGGAGGCCTGTCGTCAGTCCGGCCAGGCCCTCTGGTACGACCTGGCGGTGGCGCTGCACGCGAAGATCAACGCGGCCAAGCGGCTCATCCCCAATGTCGACTTCTACTCGGCGCCGCTCTTCTACTCGATCGGCATCCCGGTGGATCTCTTCACTCCGGTCATCGCCACCGCCCGCATCGCGGGCTGGACCGCGAACCTGCTCGAGCAGTACGACGACAACCGCCTGATCCGCCCCCGCGCCGACTACAAGGGCCACGCGCGGCGTCCGTTCGTGGCCACGGACAAGCGGTAGCATGAGGCGATCCTGCGGGAGTGCGGGGGCCAGATCCAGGCGCTAAGCGTGCAAAAAAACCTCACGCGCAAGCTCATCGACTCGCATCTGGTCACCGGCAAGCCGGTGGCCGGCGAGGAGATCGGCCTGCGCGTGGACCAGGCGCTGCTCACCGACACCAACGGCACCATGGCCTTTCTCCAGTTCGAGGCCATGGGCTTCCCGCGGGTGCGTCCGCCCCGCGTGGTGACCTATATCGACCACAACGTCTACCAGGTCGACTCGCGCAACTCCGACGACCACCGCTACCTGCAGACCGCGGCGCGCCGCTACGGCTCCTGGTTCTCCAAGCCGGGCAACGGCATCTGCCACCAGGTGCACTTCGAGTCGTTCAGCGTGCCCGGCCAGACCCTGCTCGGCACCGACAGCCACACCACGCTCTGCGGATCCACCGGGATGCTCGCCATCGGCGCGGGGGGGCTCGATGTCGCGGTGGCGATG is a window from the Candidatus Methylomirabilota bacterium genome containing:
- a CDS encoding citrate/2-methylcitrate synthase — protein: MTEGSQLIRGLEGVVAAETRLCDLDGKNGRLAYGGYDIEDLARRATFEEVCYLLWHDELPTRVQLDRFQVELAAVRTIPDELVRMYGLMPRDTDPMRVLQASVAVLGMHDPDATDNSRPANQRKAIRLTSQFATAICAHHRVRTGKPPVPPAPELSLAANFLYMLTGSKPTAVTARAFDASLTLYAEHELNASTFTTRVIAATLSDMHSAVAGGVGALKGTLHGGAGEAVMRTLLEVARLDNVDAFVDRALAEKRRLMGFGHRVYTAGDPRAAILKGMAEEACRQSGQALWYDLAVALHAKINAAKRLIPNVDFYSAPLFYSIGIPVDLFTPVIATARIAGWTANLLEQYDDNRLIRPRADYKGHARRPFVATDKR